AACGCATAACAAAAATAAAATGTCGTGTTCAGCTCATTTTTTCCAGCACAACAGAACGCGAAAACAGGATATGGGGTTTCTCCACCAAAACGAATCCTGCAACATCTGCCAGACGGCAGGTCTCATCAAACTCACGCTCGGATACATGCATAGTGGGTTCTGCGATAAGCATCCGGGCGCCGGGAAGAAGAGCCTCATAGATCTCATGCAGTGCTGTTTCAATATCCGGTAGTTCGTGCATCACATAGAATGCCAGAGCAAAGTCCGCCTCTACTCTGCACCCGATATTGAGCGTGTCCAACTCTGCCTTACGGGGTTCAATTATCGATGAGAGCCCTTCTTTATCTGCCTTTTCCCTGAGGATGGAAAGCATCTCTTCCTGCAGGTCAATGGCAATCACGTTACCACAATGACCGACCATGCGGACCATCGGACAGGAGAAAAAGCCGGGCCCGCACCCGATGTCAATCACCGTATCACCCTCCCCGATGAAACGGTCGGTAATACGTTTCGGAGATTGAATCAGTCGCCGGATAAGCGAATCAAGATGACCGGCATGCGATGCCGGGCAGACCCTGTCATGCTCCATATCTGATGATCTCTCGTTCATGCCAAAAAAAGTGTCTGAAATTTATGCGATTATCCTGTCCCGGACATTTGAAACCATATCATCATCAGTCATCAGGGCCCGAACCGATGAGAGAGATACGGTGAAATGAAATTAAAAGAGCCCCAAAATCACGTAATACAATAAAGAGATACGGCACGATCTGAATGTAAGACCTGCTTTTCAAAAAATGAACAGTTACGGCAAAATCTCAGCATCATCTTCCGTCTCTTCTACCAGACGAAGCGTGAACCGTATGGAAAGCCCCTTGTCAGGACGCCCCGGTATCCGGTCGTCAGAGCGAATCTTCCCCCCGTACCTTCTTATCAAAAGGCGGGTGATATGCAGACCAAGACCACGTCCTCCACGGTTGGTGTTTGATTCCTGAAACAGTGAAAACAACTGCATCTTCTTCTCATCTGAAAGTCCCGGACCGTCATCCTCGACAGAGATGGTCACCTCATGGTCGGTCTCTTCACCGCTAATCCAGATGCGCACACCGGGACCGCCATATTTGATGCTGTTTCTGATGAGATTGGTAAATACTACTGAGAGGAGACTATCCGCCCATACAGTACACCCCGTTCGCATAAAGGAGATATCAGTATCCGGGTACTGGGTGATCTCTGCTGTGATGAGCGCATCAAGGTTGATGGAAGTCATCTCCTGTGACTCATCGGTAATTCTTCGGATTGTCGTCACATTGTTGAGAATATCAGTGATATGATGGGTATGCCACTGAACCTTCCCCGCATACCTGATGCCTTCTTTCCGGGTATGGTCCTTCAGACGCTGGGAATATCCCAGGATGGCAGCATTCGCATTCTTGATGTCATGGAGCATAATATCCAGATAGAGACTGGCATCGCTATATGCATCCTCAAGACGGTCCTGCAGAATACCACGAAGAATGGTGCTTCCGATTTCATTACCGATCATCTCCAGTGTCTTCTTCTCAAAGGTGGAGAAGGAATATCGTGCTCTTCTGCCAATATAGAGTGCACCCACTACGACGGAGTCGGATATCAGCGGTATACCCGCATAGGAGAGTGCATCAATCTCCTCAAGGACCTTTGAATCAATGGGGCCGGGCGGATGATTCGGAAGATTGTCCACATAATGCTGCTGCATCGCAAAAAATACCAGATTGAAAGGATAATCCAGCACATTCTGCTGCATTCGCGTCTCGACAAATCGTTCCGGGACACCGGAGGATGCAACGATGGTCGCCCATTTTGCATCCGTATCCCGCAGATAGATCCACCCAAGATCAAACTTCATTTCACGGAGAACGGTCTCAAGAATTTCTTCAAGCATCTCATCCAGGGTATCAACAGAGTTTGCCACCTTCATGACCTCATTGATCATC
Above is a window of Methanogenium organophilum DNA encoding:
- a CDS encoding GAF domain-containing sensor histidine kinase, encoding MPHNSAENEIPLSFQSQQNDMDFQEYSEVFSFSDIPVLLFGETGNIFFANKAFHTIFRYPEDFMQASLDIGEIILPCDDQQGGSGRAQGVCDLFRPGTLIRVSVLDSEGSDFPSLVSIMDIPGSSLAAATIYPGSPVRPTPAGLHKEGTVHPSGNTESIPFALLETYPHAVIILSDAACRYSNAIAHKLLGKNAFRTNKIPKIRLVHNDFSELIEGLSLQGESSSPEPRMIEDQLRISKTRSIDVEILLVPSRDNSGNIMVVIRDITRKKQAESELLKRNSQLLMINEVMKVANSVDTLDEMLEEILETVLREMKFDLGWIYLRDTDAKWATIVASSGVPERFVETRMQQNVLDYPFNLVFFAMQQHYVDNLPNHPPGPIDSKVLEEIDALSYAGIPLISDSVVVGALYIGRRARYSFSTFEKKTLEMIGNEIGSTILRGILQDRLEDAYSDASLYLDIMLHDIKNANAAILGYSQRLKDHTRKEGIRYAGKVQWHTHHITDILNNVTTIRRITDESQEMTSINLDALITAEITQYPDTDISFMRTGCTVWADSLLSVVFTNLIRNSIKYGGPGVRIWISGEETDHEVTISVEDDGPGLSDEKKMQLFSLFQESNTNRGGRGLGLHITRLLIRRYGGKIRSDDRIPGRPDKGLSIRFTLRLVEETEDDAEILP
- a CDS encoding class I SAM-dependent methyltransferase, encoding MNERSSDMEHDRVCPASHAGHLDSLIRRLIQSPKRITDRFIGEGDTVIDIGCGPGFFSCPMVRMVGHCGNVIAIDLQEEMLSILREKADKEGLSSIIEPRKAELDTLNIGCRVEADFALAFYVMHELPDIETALHEIYEALLPGARMLIAEPTMHVSEREFDETCRLADVAGFVLVEKPHILFSRSVVLEKMS